The Bosea sp. 685 DNA window CGATACGGTCGAAGAAGGCGGAGAAGGCCGGCAGCGCCTCGGTCTTGAAGTTGGGGCCCATGACATTGGCGAAGCGCCAGACATTCTCGACCACATCGGCCTGGGCCTGCGCCTCCATCTCCGGCGTGCGCGTGACTTGGATGCTCAGCACCTCGGCGAGTTCGGCGCGGGTCTGGGCCGAATCATTGGCTGGTGGCGGCTTGAGCAGGGTCAGGAGATCGATGGTCTTGGCCGTGGCGAAGGGCTTTGCCTCCTCGGCGTGAACCGGAGAGAGGGTGAGCACGGCCGTCGTCAGGGCGGCGAGGAAGAGGGAGCGCATGGTGGTTTTCCTAGTGGGAAGAAACCGACGCGCCCAAAACATGACAGGGCTATGAAGCCAAGCGGGGGCTCTGCACAGCTTCAAAGGGACGTGAGCGAAAGCGGGCACTGCCTCTCAGAGCAGATGCGTGAGATCGCGGCGGCCGTCGATGACGCGGACGATCTCGACGCTGTCGATCGACCCCTCGTCGCTGTCTGGCTCGGTCTTATAAAGTAGCAGAAAGGGTGGTTCGATCAGCATGCGAAGGCTTGGCCGAATCTCGGCCAAGAGCCGGATGATTTCAGATGGGATCACAGAGTGATCGCATCTGAAATCTGAATCCGTCTCTCATCTAAGAGTGAGAGCAGGATCGCTGCGAAAAACCGGTTCCCACTTTTTCGCACCCTGCTCTCGCGCACGCCTAGGCACGGATGCTCCGCAAGGACCACGGCCTTGGCCTCAATGCGCTCGAAGTAGCGCTCGGCCGCTGCTGGGCTCTCAAGCCCAATCACCACATAGAGATCGAGCAGGTCCCTGCGCGCTTGAGGTGACCAGAGAACCTCAGTTGCGGCCACCGGCCACTGCCTTTCTGGCCTTGGCAAGACGATCGCGCGCCTCTTCGCGCAAAGCAGTCATGTCGATCGCTTTGGCTTGGCCGCTTTGCGAGCCCTCATCCCAGAGCTGCCTAAGGCGTTCGATTTCGCCGCGCCGCATATCCCTCTTGATCTGCCAGTCGCGAAGGGCGTCACGGACGACTTCGCTGGTCGTCGCATAGTCTCCGCCATCGACGGCCGCACGAACTGCGCTCAATTGCTCGCTCGTCAAGGCAATGCTGATCTTTTCTATGGTCGGCATCCGGCAATTCTCCCCGTTGAGGTGAGCGATAATGCTACTCAGTCATACCACGGGGATAAAACTTCAGGAACCGCTCAATCGCCGATCGCCACACCCTCGCGCCGGCCATCCGCGCCGCCGACGAAGCCCTCCGGCGTCTTGACGATCGCCTGGATGCCCGAGGTCATCTCCAGCAGCCGGACCTCATGGCCTTTCGCTTCCAGCGCGGCTTTCCAGGGCTCGGCTTCGGTGCCCTCTTCCAATTCGGTCGGGCCGTTGCGACTGCCGAAATTGGCGAGGTCGACGGCATTCTGCGGATCCATCTTCCAGTCGAGCAGCGCGACCAGCGTCTTGGCGACGAAACCGATGATCTGGCT harbors:
- a CDS encoding type II toxin-antitoxin system RelE/ParE family toxin → MAATEVLWSPQARRDLLDLYVVIGLESPAAAERYFERIEAKAVVLAEHPCLGVRESRVRKSGNRFFAAILLSLLDERRIQISDAITL
- a CDS encoding type II toxin-antitoxin system ParD family antitoxin; translation: MPTIEKISIALTSEQLSAVRAAVDGGDYATTSEVVRDALRDWQIKRDMRRGEIERLRQLWDEGSQSGQAKAIDMTALREEARDRLAKARKAVAGGRN